In Carya illinoinensis cultivar Pawnee chromosome 6, C.illinoinensisPawnee_v1, whole genome shotgun sequence, a single genomic region encodes these proteins:
- the LOC122314230 gene encoding transmembrane protein 64: protein MPSSSVDLVRHANSAHHVRENSEFARLVISREPSSVEADVLQAQAEARTKCFMWWVKALLWCMVIIIFLLMFLKWGLPFLFEKVLFPFMQWEATAFGRPVLALVLVASLALFPVFLIPSGPSMWLAGMIFGYGIGFVIIMVGTTIGMILPYLIGLLFQDRIQHWLMRWPQKAEMIRLAGEGSWFHQFKVVALFRVSPFPYTIFNYAIVVTSMRFWPYLCGSVAGMVPEAFIYIYSGRLIRTLADAKYGNLHLTTVEIIYNIISFIIAIVITIAFTIYAKRALDEIKRAETGGENASLSDHGGLEMEKLSLERHKQLCSSSI from the exons ATGCCAAGCTCATCTGTAGATTTAGTGAGACATGCAAATTCTGCACATCATGTGAGGGAGAACAGTGAATTTGCTAGGCTGGTCATATCACGTGAACCATCTTCAGTGGAAGCTGATGTCTTACAGGCTCAAGCAGAAGCAAGGACTAAGTGTTTCATGTGGTGGGTCAAGGCCTTATTATGGTGCATGgtaatcataatttttcttctcatgttCTTGAAATGGGGACTCCCATTTCTTTTTGAGAAG GTCCTCTTCCCCTTCATGCAATGGGAAGCCACTGCCTTTGGCCGTCCAGTTCTTGCCCTTGTGCTTGTTGCTTCTCTGGCTCTTTTCCCTGTGTTCTTAATCCCTTCTGGCCCTTCCATGTGGCTGGCTGGGATGATTTTTGGATATGGGATTGGTTTTGTCATAATCATGGTTGGAACAACCATTGGGATGATCCTCCCCTATTTAATTGGACTTCTGTTCCAGGACCGTATTCAA CACTGGTTAATGAGATGGCCCCAGAAAGCTGAAATGATTAGACTTGCTGGAGAAGGAAGCTGGTTCCATCAATTCAAAGTGGTTGCTCTCTTTAGGGTTTCTCCATTTCCATACACAATATTTAACTATGCAATTGTGGTAACAAGTATGAGGTTTTGGCCCTACTTATGTGGATCAGTTGCTGGCATGGTTCCAGAAGCTTTCATTTATATCTATAG TGGCCGGTTAATAAGGACATTAGCAGATGCAAAGTATGGGAACCTCCACCTTACTACGGTGGAAATCATATATAACATCATATCCTTCATCATCGCAATTGTTATCACAATTGCATTCACTATTTATGCGAAAAGAGCTTTAGATGAGATTAAAAGGGCCGAGACTGGTGGGGAAAATGCCTCTCTCTCTGACCATGGTGGTCTTGAGATGGAAAAGCTTTCACTTGAAAGACACAAGCAACTTTGTTCCTCATCCATTTAG